tttatgttaaattttgaatataaaaaaagcattaacgttttatatttgtgaacaaaaaataagtttaaaacacaaaaacaatatttttaaaataataggttaTCGCTAATTATTCACACTTAGGgaaacttaatttttgtatttactttagaatttgtgtaaagtttaagacataagtaaattgtaaattgaaaatatggaaactggtttttttttattgaattgtcaatacatgcaacaaaaacgatttgttcaattgaaaattgaaattcccAAGACAATAAAAGAGGTGCCGCATCAccatacaaaataacattataccaaaaggtgtacaaactttaccaaaatagacctgtaataaaataaaataaaaaaccttatTAACATTCTTCAACTCCTCAATAGTGGTCCTAGGAGTAAGTAAGAGAAACTCCTCATTTACAGGTATGCGAGATGAATTTGGTAACTGGATCAATCCCGATGCAGGAGAATTTGTATTTGCACTAAGAAAGCTATAATAAAaagtatcaatcaataatattataacttaagaaaaaaaaatgttatattaaaaaaaatatatatacctttTCCTTATTTCCTTTGTTTCACCCATTTCAGGATTGAATGTGATTCTAGTGTAAGAAAATGCATTTCGCAATGCTGGTTTTCCTATCATTAAGATTCAAAAGTATATGAATCAAACCTACCCATTTGAATCCAAttcaatgacattcattttagtttttacaccATCTCTTTCGTACTCTCTTTCAACTCCAACTCCAATCATGACTCCTATTACATCTGCATATATAACACACATTAAAATATCGAtgaaattactatttattattaaaagaatataacgtacaattgaatcatattaaactaaacattttattaattcaatatataaattattgtgttatttttgtaagcaaaaataatatttaaaaaaatctacatgAAGAAAATTATAGTCACGTACCAACTAAGTAGTTGTTGTCGTAAGATTCATTGAAAACATGAGGTGCAGGTGTAAACGAATACACGTTTGTTGGGACCAAAACAGTTTTAGATAGTTTGACTTTTGTGTTGATTGTGAAATCCAGTTTGTATTCGTTGCATGATGGTCGATACGAACCATTGTTGCTAGCAACATTAAATGAGGAAATCGTgaacaccattccctcttggagttgttccttgaacttgtagatcaATGTTCTTCGTATAGACGCACCAATTCGATCACCCTAGATAAAAAAGTTGAGAACActatactttaaacaaaaaatactaaaaaaaaaaacaaaaaagaaaaacgataTGAAAAAGATACCTTTCGATTCATTAGAACCAACTCCATgaaaaatggtagttttttatttttgtagtcttgaCCAAACCAAGCACGAACAACCCTCACAACCAATGTCCACGATTGTTTTCTTGGCGAAACATTAGAGATGAAGTTGTGTTTCGTTGACATTTTcctttgcaatagaaaaattaCAGAAATAGTTTAGAATATAGATACCAGAGCACCAAAGAACAGAAAACGAATAACTacattttgtgattgttgtttactcatacccaaaatctctactatttatatagaaaaatagtaccataacggttaatataaattaattatcaatttgaccgttttaaaattaatattatcaacgtctttaatattataaaacgtGCATTAAACggttaaattatatttcatgtaacgtacaaaaaattaacttcataacatttgaaatttaatttaatatttaataatatcttataaataattatgtaatatagttttgtaacaaacaaaaattaattatataaccttaaaaactaattaatacaattaattttttaattagtaggttaATGCCTTAGTGTAACgtcccaaaattcaaaatagaatttattcagtttatttattataattttgtaaccaaccaaattttgaatgttacatataaatgttaattgaataCTAATTAGATTagtaattatttgatttgtaacgttcaaatttttattgtaaaatataaattttaatcgaaacagtaattatattaatcattatctgattgtaaccaactatttactttatgtacaatttaatgttaaataaaaaacggtttttaataataattaaaattattaagcttgtattaaaaattaggaggAATTTTGGGAACATATGCCAAGTAGGCTTTTGATGAGGTGGACATCCTTAGAggaaaggaatttgaaataggctatttctaagaactctaaattgttagtataaagatttaatattttagacttttaaatatttttttcattgtttttacattaatttttcattatagATACCTGATAGAATAGTCTCCGTGAGTTTAACTAAATTGGTACAGACATTGCCTAATTTATGTAGGAGTTGAAGTTTCAACCCTAGACACCCCACTTCTTAACGTTTAAACATGTGAGTTTCCACTAAgctactagacaaaaaaaaaaagaaaaaagaatcaatGTCTCCTTagctatattaatttttttaaaagtatgtTATAAAAGTTTATTCCATCATATCCCTCTTATCTGAACATCAAACTCTTAACGTAATGGACACCACATCCATTAGTAGCCAAGATTCCTAAACTATGACATACCTCTTAGAAAGTTCATATGAACAGAAGTCTCGTGGAAAATATactcattttctttcttcaaataATTTAGTAGTTAGATTCACAAACGGTATGTTGAATATAGAGAAGtggaaaaatttatatatgcaCCGTCACATCACTCTTGTTATGTTAGTTCATTATTCAAATCAcgtataaacaaaaattaattcaaaatttaatgatGGAGAAAATTTacgatattttaaaattttagagacTATAATTTCGAAATTTCAAATAGTGACGAATAGAATataatttaagatatttttcaTCTTACTTTTTGCTTACAAAAATTACATATTCATTTACTACTACGACAACCAATTATGTCTACAATGATTGAACAATTCTTgtgatactatttttttttttttttagaattcttTTACTGCTTTTATGTGCGCGTATAGATATTgcatatttttctataaaaaaaaaaaaaaaaaaacaagatattgcatattttttggagaaaatcTAAAaccttataacatttttttcatatttttaggtAACTGTTATCAAAGAAAGGTAAAGATCTCTTGATTTCTTATCattgttttcaaattcaattttttatgtcTGAAAACCCATTGCAACAATCTTCATATTGACATTGAAGAGTGTTGGAATCAGTTGGGTAGAAGTCgcagttatatatatatagtggaaTGCAAGATGAAGTTCAAGATGAGGAAAAAACTCAATCATCTTCTTATTCAAGATGATATGTACTGGAGAAAGAGAGCAGAAAATCACTTACGAAGTTCTTTCATGTTGTGGCAAGATCTAGGAAGAAAGTTAATCAAATTCTTCCTCTTGAAACAGATGAAGGAACTCCTATAACAGATGACATGGGAATGCGCTCCATAGCTAATAATTACTTTGAAGAACGGTTTGAAGGAAAAGAAAGTATTTCTACCCCATTTAGAAGAGTTTGAGGTCATTAATAACGAAGACAATGACCAGCTAACAGCTCCGTTCCATATAGAAGAGTTTAAAGAAGCAATGTTCTTTATGCGACCTGACAAGTGTCCTGGACCTGGTTTTAACCCTGGGTTCTACCAACCCCGTGTATATAGAGGATATTTATAATGAGTGTTGTCAGTGGCTGAACAAAGGGCAATTCCCTCCATCTTTGAACTCCACAAATATAGCTTTGATCCCAAAGGGCAAGGAACAATAAACTATAAAAGACTGGAGAGGCATTGCGTTGTGCAATGTTCGCTGTAAACTATTATTGGAAGTCCTTGTGAATCGCCTCCCGAATTTTAATCCAACACattatttaaaattacaaaaggaaaatgtttCAGCATTCTAAATGGAAATTAATTGTAAATTATTAATAGACCTTTATTTGAAGAAGAGGCGCTGCAAATTGTGTAACGTAAGGGAAGTTATGTATTCATTGATTTGACCAAGTTTGATTGACTATAAAGAGTAGTAATTGGTTTACAAACAAAACCAGCAAATAAATTACTAGAATTCAAGGTCAACTAAAACTCATGGAAgtgatttaattggagtttaaAAAAGGTTTTTCCAATTAGTAGAATCAGGAATGCATGGCAGAAAATAAGAAGAAAGGGAGAGCAAGACAATGAGAGTCAAAAGAGAATTCCTTGGGTGAAAAATTGAATGATAAGGGCTTAAACATTGGGATGGAATATAGACGACTGTAGTAAATTCTATTAGAGTCATTACATAGAaatcaagataaataaaatatattgaaatatgatacaataaaatataaatagataatTGAAGTCTCATAGGTTACCTTTCATAAAAGAAACAAACTTCAGATTATACTGATTTAATTAAAGGAAGTGTGCTATATTTTTCCAAAATTCTTACacctaaaatattttcttttgataaatCAAGAAAAGTACTAAAAGGAGATTAGATATTGCAGAATATAACAGGCACACATATTGCAGAATATTAAGCATTAGATCAAAGTTTGGGTTTATATCTTTAACAAGTTCGACCCTGACGAGCATAAGCTATTTGAGAATATATCGTTGAATCAAGAGCTGTACAATGTTTGATCAACTGACTTAGACAAGCATCCACGGATATGCCGTGGGGCACACCTTAGCTCTTCTAAGTTACGTCAATGATGTCTACGCCGATCCTTCTCTCTTGACGAGTAAGAGGAACTGTAGTAGTCACGGTctgaaataagaaaaatgtgtaAGGAAATTATATACCAAAAGAAAATGGCAAATACCAAACTCACAAAGACACAATTCATACCATGCGACGAGTGGCGTTTTGACTTCTCTGAATGTCCTGCATCCAGTACAAATACTAAATCTTAACTTAATaacacaacaaaacaataatcaCACATAAAATCTGTAAATTTACCTGAATCCCTTGCTCTCTGCCTAGAATGATGACCATGATCCTTGAGTTTGAACCTCTCAGCTTCCTCTCGCTCACGTTCATTATCAGAATCCCTTCCTCGACCACGACCCCTTGATTTTATTCTGTCCAGGTCCCTGCGTAAGTCTCCAGAGGCCTCCACTCTACGATCGGATTTGGATTTGAATGTGAGTTCATCTTTTACATCTCTCTCAGCAGCCGTGCCTTTGGATTCGTCATCAGACTTCCTAGCATCGTTCAGCTTATCACTGGTTTGCTTTACCAAAGCACCCTTGCTGCTACTCAAGTCAATATTAGCTTCTTCGAGAGCTCCCTTTAGGGCTGGCGTCTCAGCATTCGTTGGGGAGCTACTTTGTGGAACATCCTACAGATTGgcaatgattaaaaaatatgttcGATCAAAACCATAAGTTTCATTGTCAATAATACaggtttataaaagaaaacattgtcTCATAACATAACAGCCAAGTGAACTAATACAGTATTGCACCAATAAGGCAGGTTAAAAATAAAGCATGACTCCACCGAATATGGGGACACACttcaaaagataaaaagaataatgctagcaacactctcttaaCAAGTTTTTCAGCATACTCTTATTGCTTAAAAATCATATTGATCccaccaaatttatatgggaCTCATGAATTTGTGGACCCATGTGATTTTAACCAATAAAGAGTGAGTTGGAAAGTGTGTTAGACAGTGTTGCTAGCAGTCCGCAAGATAAAAATTATGGattttatacatatattgaAAACATCAGTATCAATTTACATGATTTTCCATACATAAAACATGAAATATCACTGTTTAAACCCCACTTtactatataaaatatatacctCAGTTTAGAGgagcaaaatttcaaaattaaaaggGAAAAACTGACCATCGCCTTTGATTCCAATGATTTGTTGGAGAATGTAAATGAGTCCTCGTCCTTGCAAACTGGTATATATTGTGCCTTGGGAAGACTATAGAGGTGAGCCAAAACCCTGCAGACTTCATCAATCCCAGACTTTTCTGCATCAAATGCCTTCCACCATGGTGGGTTCTCAGGAAGGGGTACTTGAAACCTACGAGCTGCAGCATATACAACTCCACAGGCCACAATCTCACTCTTAAATCTAACACACAATGAAGTGCGCAAActgcataaaaaatataattaggtAGGCATATAACTAAGAAACATCAAGCGAGATGTTCTAGTTGAGAGCATTGAATACATGTCATAACTAAAGATACTAGCACGAATTCTAGTCAgaaattatgaataaataaattttaactcCACTACATTGTGATATGATCAGATGTTTGTAGCACAAGATTATAAGAAGCATCAAGTGTTAGTGCTATCAATTGGGGATCGCGGGAAATGGTGGCTTGTTCAAATTTTACAACGCCAGCAGTGCTATAGTGCccctatttgacaacattttgtatgAAATGGTGTATCGTGGATCAATGGCAATTTACTAAAACTCCCCTAAGCTATAGCGTTATTGCGCCGCTATTTAACAACCGTGTCGCTAATAGCGGCAAGTAAAACAAGTCCAACATcataataagtaaaataatcatcaaaacatctaCTCATTGACAACAAGTTCAATAGGTTCAACAATGTCATAGAAGTGTCGAAACTTAGTACCATAATACAATCACACTTGCTGCCTAGACCGTGCGATATTTTTCAAAAcgttaatttctttttctttttctttttttcgcTCTTTTATTACAAGATATAAGGAGAACAATCAAATAGAGCtaatacaaaaatcaaaaagtaaaatcatttttataatgTCTTATGTTTTCACTTTAACACTGCCCGCAAAGGATGATATTTACATTATCCGGTGGTGAATAAAAATTTCATGGAAAGATTTgccaatattattttttacttcattAAACTTTCTAAGAGGATTAGTCCATCACTTGACATTGTATGTTGCAtccaaatataataattaagatGATGTTCAGGGATCTTAATATGATACAAAAGATACAGTCTAAATCGGGGATCATATTAAGGGATCTTTTGGGACTGTGGGAGTAATGAATCATGGGGTACATTACATACaatgtaaagtgaaacaaaGTGCATGCCAAGAATATACACAATACACAATCAGCATAACAAAAGGCGGCAGttatttagtaaaataattataaataagagaGGAGACAGCTAGAAAGTATAAGGTATTTCGTATGTTGGTTTGGTTTGGGAGAGACTAGGCTCTCTAATTCCTAGAGTATTTATTTGTACATTATTTCAGTTACTATTTTGTATTGTCAGTTTGTAACTATGTCATTTGTATAAAGGCTCTGTTGGAGACATAACCGTATGCAATCAATAACAGTCTGCAATTTTCATATCCCTTCTCTATCTATTTACTCCCTAAATAATTAAGATCTATCACAAAAATGTCATGGAAAGATttgtcaatattattttttacttcattAATTGTGCTAAGAGGATTACTCCATCATGTGCCATTGTATGTAGCATCAAGTATAATGACCATGATGAAATATCCAAACTAAACACTAAGACTCCAATGGAAGCAAACCTTCAAAGATTTAACAGAACAAAAATAGTATAATTTGGGGATCGTATACAGGGATCTTTTGGGACTGTGAGAGTAATGAATCATAGGGTATGTATAGTGTAGTGGAACAAAGTGCAGGCCGTGAATATACACAATCAgcataataaaaatagaaatcaCAATATCTACAATTACATACCTATCATTAGCCAGATTCCAAGCTTCTTGCCTCAATTCTGGAGGAGTTTCAAGGGTGGCAAGGtaatttgaaataaacttgTGAGGATGTTCAACATGACAAATAAATCccatttctttcaaaatatgtcTCTCTGTTCTGCTCAGCTCCATTTTCAAATTTACGTATTTCTGTTcaacaaaagagaaaacaaaatcaatcaaatgacTATAAATTGTTGTGATAGAGCAGAGAAatgatgaatggaaaaaaaaaaccagaaaattATTATATTGGTTATCCATAAGTGACTAAGCCCTCAGCAGAGCCAAGCTCATCAGAGAAGAGAAACACACTCTCTCTGCCTAACCGCAACTCTGCAAGACTCCCAACAACAAATGGTTGCCAATCCAACTACCCTCTAATTACTGGAATATCGTAATTAACTGCAAGGTCTGCAAATTTCTAATTCGGACAAACCGCCATTTTGGTCCTTGAATATATGAGGCATTGTCACTATAGTCACTAAATGTATCGATATTGCAAACACATTTGTGTCTcttttgttagtaattttatGAGCTAAATAGACAACCTATTACCTAATACATTtgaggactaaattgactacCTATTACCTAATAACAGATTCAATGatcaaaataactattaaaagAGACACTTGTTTGCAATTTCGATACATTCAGGGATCAATGTGACTGAGTTACACTTTCAAAGACCAAATTGTGGTCTCCCTTTCTAATTCTATACACCTTCCATACAAGGTCCCTGTCATTAAGGGATTCTTTCAGCATGGGCCTAAAATCTATGATTCTATCATACGCATGCTTAAAAATAAAAGGGGAAAATGCGAGCTTCGAACCTTTGAATAGAAGTCTAAATACTCGACGGGCAAGTTCTCCCTCCTGCATTCCATCCTGTGAAAAATAATAAGAACTTGTCTGGCTTTTCTAGGGTTTTCCTCTAATTTTGAAGCCAACCAAACACAGCTTGCGGCGACTTTCTGCAAAAAAGATTTGGAATATGAGCATTTTGATTCACTATGCACAAGAAAAAGAACAAGTTATATATAAATCAAGACCTTGACATTGAACCGTGCAAACGACTTCTTGCAATAGAACCGATGAAACAGAACCTGCCCGGTAGCCATGACCGCTTGCGGTCTGTCAAATAATTAAGGTAACCAACTAAACCGAATGCATTTGAAAAGATATTAATTTAAACGCAAATGAAAACAATAGCAATACTGATCAGAAAAAGGATACAATCTAAGCAAAATACCACTTTCTTGGATAAGATCACAGCCATAGATTCTAAGAGAGGTTTCAGTTGCTTCATCTATGCCATCTTTTCTGGACGGTGAATTCGTTAACTGCTCATCCGTGAGATAGAACGTGTCAATTGCTGCGTAGATCATCTCTTTTATGCTCCCTTATAACCTTAACACAATCAAAACAAGGCttcatcaaatttcaaataataataataataataataaaaaaggtaaATCACCAATTCGCCCGTAAAATTGTATGGGTCGAGCATTAACC
Above is a genomic segment from Medicago truncatula cultivar Jemalong A17 chromosome 5, MtrunA17r5.0-ANR, whole genome shotgun sequence containing:
- the LOC11430123 gene encoding cyclin-L1-1 isoform X2, with the protein product MIYAAIDTFYLTDEQLTNSPSRKDGIDEATETSLRIYGCDLIQESGILLRLPQAVMATGQVLFHRFYCKKSFARFNVKKVAASCVWLASKLEENPRKARQVLIIFHRMECRRENLPVEYLDFYSKKYVNLKMELSRTERHILKEMGFICHVEHPHKFISNYLATLETPPELRQEAWNLANDSLRTSLCVRFKSEIVACGVVYAAARRFQVPLPENPPWWKAFDAEKSGIDEVCRVLAHLYSLPKAQYIPVCKDEDSFTFSNKSLESKAMDVPQSSSPTNAETPALKGALEEANIDLSSSKGALVKQTSDKLNDARKSDDESKGTAAERDVKDELTFKSKSDRRVEASGDLRRDLDRIKSRGRGRGRDSDNEREREEAERFKLKDHGHHSRQRARDSGHSEKSKRHSSHDRDYYSSSYSSREKDRRRHH
- the LOC11430123 gene encoding cyclin-L1-1 isoform X3, which translates into the protein MATGQVLFHRFYCKKSFARFNVKKVAASCVWLASKLEENPRKARQVLIIFHRMECRRENLPVEYLDFYSKKYVNLKMELSRTERHILKEMGFICHVEHPHKFISNYLATLETPPELRQEAWNLANDSLRTSLCVRFKSEIVACGVVYAAARRFQVPLPENPPWWKAFDAEKSGIDEVCRVLAHLYSLPKAQYIPVCKDEDSFTFSNKSLESKAMDVPQSSSPTNAETPALKGALEEANIDLSSSKGALVKQTSDKLNDARKSDDESKGTAAERDVKDELTFKSKSDRRVEASGDLRRDLDRIKSRGRGRGRDSDNEREREEAERFKLKDHGHHSRQRARDSVFVLDAGHSEKSKRHSSHDRDYYSSSYSSREKDRRRHH
- the LOC11430123 gene encoding cyclin-L1-1 isoform X1, translating into MIYAAIDTFYLTDEQLTNSPSRKDGIDEATETSLRIYGCDLIQESGILLRLPQAVMATGQVLFHRFYCKKSFARFNVKKVAASCVWLASKLEENPRKARQVLIIFHRMECRRENLPVEYLDFYSKKYVNLKMELSRTERHILKEMGFICHVEHPHKFISNYLATLETPPELRQEAWNLANDSLRTSLCVRFKSEIVACGVVYAAARRFQVPLPENPPWWKAFDAEKSGIDEVCRVLAHLYSLPKAQYIPVCKDEDSFTFSNKSLESKAMDVPQSSSPTNAETPALKGALEEANIDLSSSKGALVKQTSDKLNDARKSDDESKGTAAERDVKDELTFKSKSDRRVEASGDLRRDLDRIKSRGRGRGRDSDNEREREEAERFKLKDHGHHSRQRARDSVFVLDAGHSEKSKRHSSHDRDYYSSSYSSREKDRRRHH